A window from Catalinimonas alkaloidigena encodes these proteins:
- the paaB gene encoding 1,2-phenylacetyl-CoA epoxidase subunit PaaB — MSTPADWPLWEVFIRSKQGLDHKHVGSLHAADAAMALQNARDVYTRRMEGISIWVVASEHIHASNPDDAAAFFDPANDKIYRHPTFYAVPDSIKHM, encoded by the coding sequence ATGAGTACACCAGCCGACTGGCCCCTGTGGGAAGTATTTATCCGCAGCAAACAGGGCCTCGATCACAAACACGTAGGAAGCCTGCACGCCGCCGATGCGGCCATGGCGCTCCAGAACGCCCGCGACGTGTACACCCGGCGGATGGAGGGCATCAGTATCTGGGTCGTGGCGTCGGAGCACATCCACGCCTCAAATCCCGACGACGCCGCGGCGTTTTTCGATCCGGCAAACGACAAAATATACCGGCACCCCACGTTTTACGCGGTGCCCGACTCCATCAAACACATGTGA